From Erigeron canadensis isolate Cc75 chromosome 5, C_canadensis_v1, whole genome shotgun sequence:
GGACTACAAATATtagagataaaagattttaccCATATAATTCATCCGAATGGGATTCCTCAAAAAAAACTTGAAGGAATCCTCCTCCTAATCCATCTGggttacatatattatatatatatattttatgtagtaAATTTGGTTATATAATTACAAACATAACTACCATTTATATTTCTGTCACCATATATGCTAGTAATTAGTAGAGTAAAAATAGTACATGCATTACTTGCtacacaaaaatataacttGTACAAGTTAACGTGAAAACAGACATCAAATTATCTACTACTAAACAAACAAAGATCTAAGGTTGATATACGAAGCTCATAGATTAAAGCTTTGTGTTACTTGGACCAGTCGGTATTACCGTATTCATGCCAGCCTGTTCGATTATTGAGTCGGCTTGAGTTTCTATTAACAACTTGAATCTGAGAATCTTTTGAACTTGACAAACAGGCTTGACCTCCTTTTTTGGAACATGATTTGGGTTTATTATGGATTTACCCGCAAAAAGATTTGCTTCTGATGGTCCAGTCTCTACATGGACAACTGGAGGAGCATCTGCAAGACAGATCAGGAACGGTAAACCCACATAAATTTTAAACATGGCGACTCAAAAATATAAGCTATGCTACAACGACATGaacttaaaacacaaaatttgTTCCTTTTTTGTGTTAACAACTTACCATTTTCACTGAAAACAATACATGTCCCTATAGTTTCATCATATTCGCCAATCTGCAAAACACAAAATCCCAAAACATGTAAATTGATACACAAGAGTTTGTTTCAGTGGTAAATGAAAAACGCATGACAAGATCAAAACTTTTTGCGTATCAAGTGATCttacaaagaaaataaaaagacgtccaacaaaaaaaacacacaaagacGTATTTAGCATCTAGTAGTGAGTAACCGGTATATTTTTACCAGTTTTATCCTGTCATCAATGATTAGAATTGGGTTCAATGTGTCCAGGCCCTGCATGTTCAGCAATATGggtcaacaaaacaaaagtCTCATATCTGCAAATCTAATCTCGAGCAATGAAGAAACTTACAGACATAGGAGCATAAactacatttttttaaatactgAATGTGTAAATGTTACAGGGCAAAGCCACATACAGAGAGAACGTAAGGAGCATTAGGCGGAACGTCAGAAATTCCATCCAAGTCGAGCATTACATATTCATCTTCATTACCCTCCAACTCCTCATGAGATGTTGCCATTTCCTTCAAGATCTGTTTACGTAACGACAGCTTATGTTTAATGGTTACTTGTAACAATCTTTTATTCTAATTTCTAAATAACCTTTTGCTAAATCCTAAGTCCTGGAGAAAGAAATACAACATTTTACATTACATTCTTAAAGTTATTCTAAATTATCTTTAGTTGTTGTTAACAagttttctttactttattaATAAGAAGGCAATCTAGCCATTTTACAAGagtcaaacattttttttttttttttttatcaatttcaATGTCAAATTAGACATTGCATACATaagcaagaatatatataaatatctatatgTAATTAATTGGAATCAATTTGGGGAAATTATAAGGACCTAATATCTtgtacatcaaatatatataaatatctatatgtaattaattggaataaaaaaaaaatacagtaataattagaaagcataaaaaaaattagatagtAAAAGTTTGATGAgtaattttaaaagtatattacCAAATTGGGAGCCGTGAAGATGATTTCGGATTTTTCAGTTTTCGGAGGGGAAAGCTTGAGGCACCCTTTACATTTGTCTCACCATACAAAAATAAGATAAGACGGCGGTTGTTATACGGCTTAACACGGCGGACTGTGGATGCTGTACACCCGGTGCCACAccccttttgtttttatttccgGTTTCTCTTTTGTATCTGCAATATCTCGTGTCATATTTCACCTTTCCTTTATAAAAATCCTAAGTCcttcattttaaaaatatttacaaaatagtTCCATTAAATGACTCtagtttttccttttttttaagttaacttTTATTCACACGGTCTATACCACCGAAAAGTGATGAGGCAAACTGTACAAATCTTTAAGACAATACAAAATTACATCAGTTATCCCAGTTAGTCGTATAATGCttctttctatttctatatCAAAGGAAACCAATCGATCTAATGTCTTGAAAAATCTTCTCCATATTAATAGCGCCATAGTTGAATCTCCTATCATTACGAGCCTTCCACAAACACCAACATGTAACGAAAGCAATGCCTTAGTACTTCCTCCTCTTTCTTTCCAAGTCTTCCTTGTTGGTACCACTCAAACAAATCTTTAACAGAGAAAAAGAAACTGGGAGATACCTTGCACCACGTTCCAATCTTCTGCCAAATCTCCATGGTGACCGTTCATGAGCAGAACACATGTTCGGTGGTTTCATCGAACTGATTACATAG
This genomic window contains:
- the LOC122600816 gene encoding uncharacterized protein LOC122600816 gives rise to the protein MATSHEELEGNEDEYVMLDLDGISDVPPNAPYVLSGLDTLNPILIIDDRIKLIGEYDETIGTCIVFSENDAPPVVHVETGPSEANLFAGKSIINPNHVPKKEVKPVCQVQKILRFKLLIETQADSIIEQAGMNTVIPTGPSNTKL